A region from the Lolium perenne isolate Kyuss_39 chromosome 4, Kyuss_2.0, whole genome shotgun sequence genome encodes:
- the LOC127323281 gene encoding actin-related protein 2 isoform X2, whose amino-acid sequence MESSKVVVCDNGTGYVKCGFAGENFPTSVFPCVVGRPLLRYEESLQEQELTDIVVGAACADLRHQLDVSYPVTNGIVQNWDDMGHIWDHAFYSELKVDPSECKILLTDPPLNPLKNREQMQIETMFEKYNFSSVFIQIQAVLSLYAQGLLTGLVIDSGDGVTHVVPVVDGYSYPHLTKRMNVAGRHITSYLVDLLSRRGYAMNKSADFETVREIKEKLCYISYDYKREYQLGLETTILVKSYTLPDGRVIKVGTERFQAPEALFTPELIDVEGDGLADMAFRCIQEMDIDNRMTLYQHIVLSGGSTMYPGLPSRLEKEILDRYLDVVLKGNKDGLKKLRLRIEDPPRRKHMVYLGGAVLAGIMKDAPEFWITKQEFQEEGVACLRKCGQA is encoded by the exons ATGGAGAGCAGCAAGGTGGTTGTGTGCGATAACGGcaccggg TATGTAAAGTGTGGCTTTGCGGGAGAGAACTTCCCTACATCTGTGTTTCCTTGTGTAGTTGGACGGCCATTGCTTCGCTATGAGGAGTCACTTCAGGAACAAGAATTGACG GATATTGTGGTTGGAGCTGCTTGTGCTGATTTGAGACATCAACTTGATGTATCATATCCTGTCACAAATGGGATTGTTCAAAATTGGGATGATATGGGCCATATATGGGATCATGCATTCTATAGTGAACTGAAG GTTGATCCATCTGAGTGTAAAATTCTACTGACAGATCCACCACTCAATCCTCTGAAAAACCGTGAACAGATG CAGATTGAGACAATGTTTGAGAAATACAACTTTTCTAGTGTCTTCATCCAGATCCAAGCAGTTCTTTCACTATATGCTCAAG GCTTGCTGACTGGACTTGTCATAGATTCTGGTGATGGTGTCACTCATGTG GTGCCTGTAGTTGATGGATATTCTTATCCACACCTAACAAAAAGAATGAATGTTGCTGGAAGGCATATCACATCTTATCTTGTTGATCTACTTTCAAGGAGAGG GTATGCTATGAACAAATCCGCTGATTTTGAGACCGTCAGAGAAATAAAAGAGAAGCTATGCTATATAAG CTATGATTACAAACGTGAATATCAGCTAGGACTTGAAACTACAATCCTTGTCAAAAGTTACACT CTTCCAGATGGAAGAGTAATTAAAGTCGGAACTGAGCGATTTCAAGCTCCCGAGGCTCTTTTTACTCCT GAACTCATAGATGTTGAAGGTGATGGTTTGGCAGATATGGCATTCCGTTGCATTCAGGAAATGGACATTGACAACCGGATGACG CTTTACCAACATATCGTCCTTAGTGGAGGGAGTACCATGTATCCTGGTCTGCCAAGTCG TCTGGAAAAAGAAATTCTTGATCGCTATCTGGACGTGGTTTTGAAAGGGAACAAGGACGGCCTGAAG AAATTACGTCTGCGGATAGAGGATCCTCCACGGAGAAAGCATATGGTCTATTTAGGAGGTGCGGTACTAGCTGGAATCATGAAG GATGCACCAGAGTTCTGGATCACAAAGCAGGAGTTCCAGGAAGAAGGCGTTGCCtgcctaaggaagtgtggacaagcatAA
- the LOC127323281 gene encoding actin-related protein 2 isoform X1, with protein MESSKVVVCDNGTGYVKCGFAGENFPTSVFPCVVGRPLLRYEESLQEQELTDIVVGAACADLRHQLDVSYPVTNGIVQNWDDMGHIWDHAFYSELKVDPSECKILLTDPPLNPLKNREQMIETMFEKYNFSSVFIQIQAVLSLYAQGLLTGLVIDSGDGVTHVVPVVDGYSYPHLTKRMNVAGRHITSYLVDLLSRRGYAMNKSADFETVREIKEKLCYISYDYKREYQLGLETTILVKSYTLPDGRVIKVGTERFQAPEALFTPELIDVEGDGLADMAFRCIQEMDIDNRMTLYQHIVLSGGSTMYPGLPSRLEKEILDRYLDVVLKGNKDGLKKLRLRIEDPPRRKHMVYLGGAVLAGIMKDAPEFWITKQEFQEEGVACLRKCGQA; from the exons ATGGAGAGCAGCAAGGTGGTTGTGTGCGATAACGGcaccggg TATGTAAAGTGTGGCTTTGCGGGAGAGAACTTCCCTACATCTGTGTTTCCTTGTGTAGTTGGACGGCCATTGCTTCGCTATGAGGAGTCACTTCAGGAACAAGAATTGACG GATATTGTGGTTGGAGCTGCTTGTGCTGATTTGAGACATCAACTTGATGTATCATATCCTGTCACAAATGGGATTGTTCAAAATTGGGATGATATGGGCCATATATGGGATCATGCATTCTATAGTGAACTGAAG GTTGATCCATCTGAGTGTAAAATTCTACTGACAGATCCACCACTCAATCCTCTGAAAAACCGTGAACAGATG ATTGAGACAATGTTTGAGAAATACAACTTTTCTAGTGTCTTCATCCAGATCCAAGCAGTTCTTTCACTATATGCTCAAG GCTTGCTGACTGGACTTGTCATAGATTCTGGTGATGGTGTCACTCATGTG GTGCCTGTAGTTGATGGATATTCTTATCCACACCTAACAAAAAGAATGAATGTTGCTGGAAGGCATATCACATCTTATCTTGTTGATCTACTTTCAAGGAGAGG GTATGCTATGAACAAATCCGCTGATTTTGAGACCGTCAGAGAAATAAAAGAGAAGCTATGCTATATAAG CTATGATTACAAACGTGAATATCAGCTAGGACTTGAAACTACAATCCTTGTCAAAAGTTACACT CTTCCAGATGGAAGAGTAATTAAAGTCGGAACTGAGCGATTTCAAGCTCCCGAGGCTCTTTTTACTCCT GAACTCATAGATGTTGAAGGTGATGGTTTGGCAGATATGGCATTCCGTTGCATTCAGGAAATGGACATTGACAACCGGATGACG CTTTACCAACATATCGTCCTTAGTGGAGGGAGTACCATGTATCCTGGTCTGCCAAGTCG TCTGGAAAAAGAAATTCTTGATCGCTATCTGGACGTGGTTTTGAAAGGGAACAAGGACGGCCTGAAG AAATTACGTCTGCGGATAGAGGATCCTCCACGGAGAAAGCATATGGTCTATTTAGGAGGTGCGGTACTAGCTGGAATCATGAAG GATGCACCAGAGTTCTGGATCACAAAGCAGGAGTTCCAGGAAGAAGGCGTTGCCtgcctaaggaagtgtggacaagcatAA